Proteins co-encoded in one Pelobates fuscus isolate aPelFus1 chromosome 5, aPelFus1.pri, whole genome shotgun sequence genomic window:
- the AXIN2 gene encoding axin-2 isoform X2 produces the protein MTSALLMTHLPDHSSSFREDAPRPPVPGQEGQTSCQLQTKSQRSKSMSLSSKPKRNDDGLGEPEGSASPDSPLVRWTKSLHSLLDDQDGAHLFRTFLDREKCVDSLDFWFACNGFRQMDLKDGKTVRVAKAIHKRYIENYGIVSKQLKPPTKVFIKDSIKRQQIDSTMFDQAQSEVQALMEDNAYQMFLTSDIYLEYVRTGGENTAYFSNIGPGSLKVDSGYLPTLNEEEEWNCVDLKHKSLVGLSSKSLRATTSSRAKETVDIAYRAYKRTDPVNPYHVNSGYVFAPATSANESEISSDALTDDSMSMTDSSVDGIPPYRMSSKKKIQREMHRSVKANGQVSLPHFPRTHRLPREMTPVEPAVFAAELIVRLEKVKQEQETLYSLESRLQQIKEEEEKEESETSVVSQSTRESVIPQHQPVAALPSSSCEDDPQAILDDHLSRVLKTPGCQSPGVVRHSPHTRSPDLPRPPRPTVPVAPIIPCTMLAKGFVTKQTTKHIHHHYIHHHTVPKSKEEIEEEAARRVQCFCSGSVDYCNYLKSRSHFKGGDHSISQSENTGNKTGTFSRRNFSGELEGTSVMYQIPAEEHSHTTWQRIVECENERQGRHRLHSVQCSKKSTACERTRASSAERPTRHHVWGAASCHPRNLQSSHLAVQDLAIPPLANPNTLAQLEEACRRLAEVSKPAKQRCPTQSQQRSHLVPSHSASGLHTPTTPVSEDSKEPKKSQNASLPASSELMVTYFFCGEEIPYRRMLKSHSLTLGHFKEQLSKKGNYRYEARTVPV, from the exons ATGACTAGTGCTCTCTTGATGACTCACCTCCCAGATCACAGCAGCAGTTTCAGGGAAGACGCCCCACGTCCGCCGGTGCCCGGGCAAGAAGGGCAGACATCATGCCAACTTCAGACAAAAAGCCAAAGATCAAAGTCTATGTCCCTTTCATCCAAACCTAAGAGGAACGACGATGGCTTGGGCGAACCAGAAGGCAGCGCGTCCCCTGATTCGCCTTTGGTCAGATGGACCAAGTCATTGCATTCCTTATTGGATGATCAGGATGGAGCTCATCTTTTTAGGACCTTTCTGGACAGGGAAAAATGTGTGGATTCCTTAGACTTCTGGTTTGCATGCAATGGATTCAGGCAAATGGACCTAAAGGATGGCAAAACAGTGAGAGTCGCCAAAGCTATCCATAAACGATACATTGAAAACTACGGCATTGTGTCCAAACAGTTAAAACCACCCACCAAAGTCTTTATTAAGGATTCCATCAAGAGACAGCAGATAGACTCTACGATGTTCGACCAAGCTCAGTCTGAGGTCCAGGCACTTATGGAGGACAATGCTTACCAGATGTTCTTGACCTCCGATATATACCTCGAGTACGTAAGGACAGGTGGAGAGAACACAGCGTATTTCAGCAACATCGGGCCAGGGAGCTTAAAGGTTGACAGTGGATATCTACCAACCTTGAATGAAGAGGAGGAGTGGAACTGTGTGGACTTAAAACACAAGAGCTTGGTGGGTCTGTCCAGCAAATCCTTAAGGGCTACAACAAGTTCAAGAGCAAAGGAGACCGTAGACATCGCATACAG GGCCTACAAGAGGACGGATCCGGTCAACCCCTATCATGTGAATTCTGGATATGTTTTTGCGCCGGCCACCAGCGCCAATGAAAGCGAGATTTCAAGTGACGCTCTGACGGATGATTCGATGTCCATGACTGACAGCAGTGT AGATGGGATCCCTCCATACAGAATGAGCAGCAAAAAAAAGATTCAACGCGAAATGCATCGGAGCGTCAAAGCCAACGGGCAGGTTTCTCTACCTCATTTTCCA AGGACACATCGGCTGCCCAGAGAGATGACCCCTGTGGAACCGGCAGTGTTTGCGGCTGAGCTTATTGTCCGGCTTGAAAAGGTCAAACAAGAGCAGGAGACTTTGTACAGCCTGGAGTCGAGACTGCAGCAAATCAAAGAG GAGGAAGAAAAGGAGGAATCTGAGACCTCTGTCGTCTCTCAATCCACCCGTGAGTCCGTGATCCCACAACATCAACCAGTAGCTGCATTGCCTTCCAGCTCGTGTGAAGATGATCCACAGGCCATCCTTGATGACCACTTGTCTAGGGTCCTGAAGACCCCTGGATGCCAGTCTCCGGGTGTGGTCAGACACAGCCCCCATACTCGATCTCCAGACCTTCCTCGACCGCCAAGGCCTACTGTACCAGTTGCTCCTATCATCCCTTGCACGATGCTTGCCAAGGGCTTTGTCACAAAGCAGACCACCAAGCACATCCACCACCACTACATCCACCACCACACTGTGCCAAAGTCCAAGGAGGAGATTGAGGAAGAAGCTGCCCGGAGGGTTCAGTGCTTTTGCAGTGGATCTGTTGACTATTGCAATTACCTGAAATCCAGGTCACATTTCAAGGGTGGAGACCATTCTATCTCACAGTCTGAAAACACGGG CAACAAGACTGGGACCTTCTCGAGGAGGAACTTCTCTGGGGAGCTTGAGGGCACGTCTGTAATGTACCAAATACCTGCGGAGGAGCATTCACATACCACTTGGCAGAGGATAGTTGAGTGTGAGAACGAACGGCAGGGCCGGCACAGATTACACAG CGTGCAATGTAGCAAGAAAAGTACGGCTTGTGAACGGACGCGAGCGTCATCCGCAGAGCGCCCTACCCGACATCATGTGTGGGGGGCAGCAAGCTGTCACCCCCGGAACCTGCAGTCCTCGCACCTGGCAGTACAAGACTTAGCTATTCCACCGCTCGCCAACCCTAATACCCTCGCACAGCTGGAGGAGGCCTGCAGGCGGCTGGCAGAAGTATCCAAACCAGCAAAGCAAAG ATGTCCAACACAGAGCCAACAGAGGAGTCACTTGGTGCCAAGTCATTCAGCGTCTGGTCTTCATACCCCAACAACCCCTGTGTCTGAAGA